One genomic segment of Streptococcus salivarius includes these proteins:
- a CDS encoding ECF transporter S component — MTNTRKLAYIAILSAVSFLLLYFSFPLIPAADFLKVDFSILPVLIALVIFDFKSAIGVLLLRSLLKLLLNNGGPGSMIGLPMNFVALGVFVWGLSYFWKKNQTSKNYIFGSVVGTVLLTVAMVILNYIYAVPLYAKFANFDIAQFIGLYKYLFAMVVPFNLLQGLIFAVTFALIYAPLKSILVKL; from the coding sequence ATGACAAACACACGTAAATTGGCTTACATTGCCATTTTATCCGCAGTTTCATTCTTGTTGCTTTATTTTTCGTTTCCATTGATTCCAGCAGCAGACTTTTTGAAGGTTGATTTTTCAATCCTTCCTGTTCTGATTGCCTTGGTTATCTTTGATTTTAAGAGTGCCATTGGTGTTCTCTTGCTTCGTTCATTGTTGAAGCTTTTGCTAAACAATGGTGGTCCAGGATCAATGATTGGACTTCCTATGAATTTCGTTGCTCTAGGAGTCTTTGTTTGGGGCCTAAGCTATTTTTGGAAGAAAAATCAAACAAGCAAGAATTATATTTTTGGTTCTGTTGTAGGAACTGTCTTGCTTACAGTTGCTATGGTTATTCTTAACTATATTTATGCAGTACCACTCTATGCTAAATTTGCCAACTTTGATATTGCGCAATTCATAGGTCTCTATAAATATCTTTTCGCTATGGTAGTACCTTTCAATTTACTTCAAGGATTGATTTTTGCGGTAACCTTTGCTCTGATTTATGCTCCACTTAAGTCTATTCTAGTAAAATTATAA
- the scpB gene encoding SMC-Scp complex subunit ScpB: MSSHLARLEALLFVAGEDGLSLRTMAQLLEMPVTGLTQSLEKLQAKYAADEDSALCLLESSNTYKLVTKPDFASLLRNYSKTPINQSLSRASLEVLSIVAYKQPITRAEVDDIRGVNSSGAIAKLQAFDLIQEAGKKDAVGRPNLYATTDYFLDFMGINSLEELVAIDQLELEEQETSLFREDAPEELEDLDN, from the coding sequence ATGAGTAGTCACTTAGCACGATTAGAAGCTTTACTTTTTGTGGCTGGTGAAGATGGTCTTAGTCTACGTACTATGGCGCAGCTTTTGGAAATGCCAGTGACGGGTCTGACTCAGTCCTTGGAGAAATTGCAAGCCAAGTACGCGGCAGATGAGGATTCAGCTCTTTGTTTATTGGAATCGTCAAATACCTATAAGCTGGTGACTAAGCCAGATTTTGCAAGTCTCCTTCGTAACTATTCTAAAACGCCAATCAACCAGAGTCTATCACGAGCGAGTCTCGAGGTCCTCTCTATAGTTGCTTATAAACAGCCTATTACACGTGCTGAAGTCGATGACATTAGAGGTGTTAATTCTAGTGGTGCTATTGCTAAACTTCAGGCCTTTGATCTCATTCAAGAGGCTGGTAAAAAAGATGCTGTCGGTCGTCCTAACCTATATGCGACTACTGATTATTTCCTAGACTTTATGGGGATTAATAGTTTAGAGGAACTTGTTGCTATTGATCAACTAGAACTTGAAGAGCAAGAAACGAGTCTCTTTAGGGAAGATGCTCCAGAGGAGCTTGAGGACTTGGACAATTAA
- a CDS encoding tRNA (cytidine(34)-2'-O)-methyltransferase: MSRNHIVLFEPRIPQNTGNIARTCAATNSPLHIIRPMGFPIDDKKMKRAGLDYWDKLDITYYDNLADFMSKNQDGRLHLVTKFADKTYSEEAYDDGEDHYFMFGREDTGLPEDFMREHPEKAIRIPMNDEHVRSLNVSNTVCMIVYEALRQQQFEGLELSHRYQHDKLK; this comes from the coding sequence ATGTCACGTAATCATATTGTCTTGTTTGAACCTCGTATTCCACAAAACACCGGAAATATAGCACGTACCTGTGCAGCGACTAATAGCCCTCTTCATATCATCCGTCCTATGGGCTTTCCAATTGATGACAAGAAAATGAAACGTGCAGGTCTAGACTACTGGGATAAGCTTGACATCACTTATTATGATAATTTGGCAGATTTCATGTCCAAAAATCAAGATGGTCGTTTGCATCTAGTCACCAAGTTTGCGGATAAGACTTATTCAGAAGAGGCCTATGATGATGGTGAGGACCACTATTTTATGTTTGGTCGTGAGGATACAGGCCTACCTGAAGATTTTATGCGTGAGCATCCTGAAAAAGCTATTCGTATTCCGATGAATGATGAACATGTGCGTAGTCTAAATGTGTCCAACACTGTTTGTATGATTGTTTACGAAGCACTTCGTCAGCAACAGTTTGAGGGCTTGGAGCTGAGTCATCGTTATCAGCATGACAAGTTAAAATAG
- the trkA gene encoding Trk system potassium transporter TrkA: protein MRIIVVGAGKVGTALCRSLVEEKHDVILIEEKEEVLKRLSKRYDVMGFAGNGANFKILEQAEVSNCDVFIAMTDKDEVNMISAVLAKQMGAKETIVRVRNPEYSNAYFKDKNFLGFSLVVNPELLTARYIANTVEFPNALSVETFANGRVILMAFKVTENSQLSGMTMEQFRKKFGNILVCTIDRQGELIIPDGNATMQIGDKIYVTGKRVDMALFHSYIKPKSIKKLLLIGAGRISYYLLNILKNNRIKVKLIEQKMDRAQTFSQVFPEVSVILGDGTAKDLLLEESAASYDAVATLTGVDEENIITSMFLESLGIHKNITKVNRTSLLEIIDTRETTTIVTPKSIAVDTVMHFVRGRYNAKDSSLDALHHVANGRIETLQFQIKENNKIAGKKLSELEFANGVLIAAIIRNGKSIFPTGEDRLAIGDKIVIVTLLQNVTHIYDLLKR, encoded by the coding sequence ATGCGTATTATTGTCGTAGGTGCCGGTAAAGTCGGTACCGCACTCTGCCGTTCTCTTGTTGAAGAGAAGCACGATGTTATTTTAATTGAAGAAAAGGAAGAGGTCCTCAAACGCCTCAGCAAACGTTATGATGTTATGGGCTTTGCTGGAAATGGGGCTAATTTTAAAATTTTGGAACAAGCCGAGGTTAGTAACTGCGATGTCTTTATCGCGATGACTGATAAAGATGAAGTAAACATGATTTCAGCCGTTCTGGCTAAACAAATGGGTGCCAAAGAAACTATTGTTCGTGTGCGTAACCCAGAATACTCAAATGCTTATTTCAAAGACAAGAACTTTCTTGGATTCTCATTAGTGGTTAATCCTGAACTTTTAACAGCTCGCTATATTGCCAATACAGTTGAATTTCCAAACGCCCTATCAGTTGAGACTTTTGCTAATGGACGCGTTATTCTTATGGCATTTAAAGTCACTGAAAATAGCCAATTGTCTGGTATGACAATGGAGCAATTCCGTAAGAAATTCGGCAATATTCTAGTTTGTACGATTGACCGTCAAGGTGAACTCATCATTCCAGATGGGAATGCTACCATGCAAATTGGGGATAAGATTTATGTCACTGGTAAACGTGTTGATATGGCGCTTTTCCACAGTTACATCAAACCAAAAAGCATCAAAAAACTTTTGTTGATTGGTGCTGGGCGCATCTCCTACTACTTGCTCAATATCTTGAAAAATAATCGTATTAAGGTCAAATTGATTGAGCAAAAAATGGACCGTGCGCAAACCTTTAGTCAGGTCTTCCCTGAAGTTTCTGTTATCTTAGGTGACGGTACTGCTAAAGACCTTCTTCTCGAGGAAAGTGCAGCCAGTTATGATGCCGTAGCTACCCTAACTGGAGTAGATGAAGAAAATATCATCACCTCTATGTTCCTCGAAAGCCTTGGTATTCACAAGAATATTACTAAAGTCAACCGTACCAGTCTTTTAGAGATTATCGATACACGTGAGACAACAACAATTGTCACACCTAAGAGTATTGCCGTTGACACTGTAATGCACTTTGTCCGTGGGCGTTATAATGCTAAAGACTCAAGTCTCGATGCCCTTCACCATGTGGCTAATGGTCGTATCGAAACCTTGCAATTCCAAATTAAGGAAAACAACAAAATTGCTGGGAAGAAACTTTCTGAGCTTGAATTTGCTAATGGTGTCCTTATCGCTGCTATTATTCGCAATGGAAAATCTATTTTCCCAACGGGAGAAGACAGACTCGCTATTGGGGATAAAATCGTGATCGTTACACTCTTACAAAATGTAACTCATATTTACGACTTGTTGAAGAGGTAA
- a CDS encoding helix-turn-helix transcriptional regulator, whose protein sequence is MNIKDSIGLRIKTERERQQMSREVLCLDGAELTVRQLIRIEKGESLPSLDRLSYIAKRLGKNMADLLDHDNITIPDEYYEMKNRLIKFPTYRNPERIKDKLALIEEVYEKFFELLPEEELLTLDILENILSFTSWEESPKVEEIYEDLFEQVKRKKKFSTNDLLVIDYYFFHLYGRKQYDKKLFEKIVKRVLNQEIWTDDVHNIVLFNDLMAIAALKIFHNSFSDFLTVVDKALAVIEKSQFYSYKPSVFVLKAKYELLHKGNKKKAAENYDKAIMFASVLEDSVLEESIKAGKAADGL, encoded by the coding sequence TTGAACATAAAAGACAGCATTGGACTAAGAATCAAAACTGAGCGTGAACGTCAGCAGATGTCACGTGAAGTACTATGTTTAGATGGTGCGGAGTTGACTGTTCGCCAGTTAATTCGCATTGAAAAAGGGGAATCTCTCCCGTCTTTAGATAGACTATCTTACATCGCAAAACGTCTAGGAAAAAATATGGCCGATCTATTGGATCATGACAATATTACTATCCCTGATGAATATTATGAGATGAAGAATCGTTTGATTAAGTTTCCAACGTACAGAAACCCAGAAAGAATAAAGGATAAACTTGCCTTAATTGAGGAAGTCTATGAGAAATTCTTTGAACTTCTTCCAGAAGAAGAACTATTAACTCTAGATATTTTGGAAAATATATTAAGTTTCACTAGTTGGGAGGAGAGTCCAAAGGTTGAGGAAATATATGAAGATTTATTTGAACAGGTCAAAAGGAAGAAGAAATTCTCAACTAACGATTTATTAGTTATTGACTATTATTTCTTCCATCTTTATGGAAGAAAACAGTATGACAAAAAACTTTTTGAAAAAATCGTAAAGAGAGTATTAAATCAGGAAATTTGGACAGATGATGTCCATAATATTGTTTTATTTAATGATTTGATGGCTATTGCTGCTTTGAAGATTTTTCACAATTCCTTTTCAGACTTCTTAACAGTTGTGGATAAAGCATTAGCCGTTATAGAAAAATCACAATTCTATAGCTATAAACCTAGTGTTTTTGTTCTCAAAGCTAAATATGAACTTCTGCATAAGGGAAATAAGAAAAAGGCTGCAGAGAATTACGATAAGGCCATAATGTTTGCTTCCGTTTTAGAAGACTCGGTTTTAGAAGAAAGTATAAAAGCAGGGAAAGCGGCAGATGGTTTATAG
- the yidD gene encoding membrane protein insertion efficiency factor YidD codes for MKRFLIALVRAYQRWISPLFPPSCRFRPTCSVYMIQAIEKHGLKGVLMGIARILRCHPLSETGDDPVPDYFSLKRNKTPLDK; via the coding sequence ATGAAAAGATTTCTGATTGCCTTGGTCAGGGCTTATCAGAGATGGATTTCTCCCCTATTTCCACCGTCTTGTCGTTTTCGTCCAACTTGTTCGGTTTATATGATCCAAGCAATAGAAAAGCATGGCTTAAAGGGAGTTCTTATGGGAATTGCCCGTATCTTAAGATGTCACCCCCTATCAGAGACTGGAGATGATCCAGTGCCAGATTATTTTAGTCTAAAACGTAATAAAACTCCTTTGGATAAATGA
- a CDS encoding segregation/condensation protein A: MDIKLKDFEGPLDLLLHLVSKYEVDIYDVPIVEVIEQYLAYLATLQAMKLEVAGEYMLMASQLMLIKSRKLLPTVVEAEPEADDPEQELLSQLEEYARFKAASQELAKQHEVRAQYFSKPKVELVYEDVTLNQDKTIQDIFLAFSKIMAEKQEEIRRNHTTIARDDYKIEDMMLIIEEAFGLKNELYLDELFTDAKDMNQVITLFLATLELIKVHRISVQQETIFGTITLRKEWTNE, from the coding sequence ATGGATATTAAGTTAAAAGATTTTGAGGGGCCACTGGATTTGTTGCTCCATCTGGTTTCTAAGTATGAGGTAGACATTTACGATGTTCCCATTGTTGAAGTTATCGAGCAATACTTGGCTTATTTGGCAACCTTGCAAGCCATGAAGCTTGAAGTTGCTGGGGAATATATGCTTATGGCTAGTCAGCTCATGCTGATTAAGAGTCGTAAGCTTCTGCCCACAGTGGTGGAAGCTGAGCCTGAAGCAGATGATCCTGAACAAGAGCTCTTGAGTCAATTGGAAGAATATGCACGCTTCAAAGCAGCTAGTCAAGAGTTGGCTAAGCAGCATGAGGTACGAGCTCAGTATTTTTCAAAACCAAAAGTTGAATTGGTTTATGAAGATGTGACGCTGAATCAGGATAAGACCATTCAAGATATTTTCTTGGCTTTTTCAAAAATCATGGCTGAAAAGCAGGAAGAAATTCGCCGAAATCACACGACTATTGCGCGTGACGATTATAAAATTGAAGACATGATGCTGATTATTGAGGAAGCATTCGGCTTAAAAAATGAGCTGTATCTGGATGAACTTTTCACAGATGCCAAAGATATGAATCAAGTAATCACCCTCTTTTTGGCAACTCTTGAATTGATTAAGGTACATCGCATATCAGTACAGCAGGAAACAATTTTTGGTACAATCACACTAAGAAAGGAATGGACGAATGAGTAG
- a CDS encoding TrkH family potassium uptake protein: MNRSIVRFLIAKLLLIEAALLVVPLIVALIYQEDAKVFASILGTMGILLFLGVLGTLFKPKNYHIYTKEGMLIVALCWVLWSFFGGLPFVFAGQIPSVIDAFFEMSSGFTTTGATILTDTGVLTHSLLFWRSFAHLIGGMGVLVFALAIMNNSKNGHHEVMRAEVPGPVFGKVVAKLKNTAQILYIIYLTMFVIFAVILWLCGMPIFDSIITAMGGAGTGGFAVYNDSIAHYHSDLITYVVTVGTLLFGVNFNLYFYILLRKIKFFFQDEELRTYFAIVAISTGLIILNIFGIYHNLADSFKYSFFEVSTIITTTGFGLTDITKWPLFSQYILLLLMFIGGSAGSTAGGFKVIRAMIIAKIARNQTLASLYPNRILSLHINGSVLDKETQHSVLKYLAVYVLIILSLVTVLSLDNQDLLIVTSAAASTFNNIGPLLGTTDSFAIFSPLSKLIMGFAMIAGRLEIYPLLLLFLPKTWSKT, translated from the coding sequence ATGAATCGATCTATTGTCCGTTTTCTTATTGCCAAGCTCCTGCTTATTGAGGCTGCTCTCTTGGTTGTACCACTTATCGTTGCCCTCATTTATCAAGAAGATGCCAAAGTATTTGCCAGCATCTTGGGTACGATGGGGATTCTTCTCTTTCTCGGAGTGCTTGGTACTCTCTTTAAACCGAAAAACTACCATATTTACACCAAAGAAGGGATGCTTATTGTAGCCCTCTGTTGGGTGCTCTGGTCCTTCTTTGGAGGATTGCCCTTCGTCTTTGCTGGTCAGATTCCAAGTGTCATTGATGCCTTCTTCGAGATGAGCTCTGGTTTTACAACCACGGGGGCTACTATTCTCACAGATACTGGTGTACTTACCCACTCCCTCCTCTTCTGGCGAAGCTTCGCCCACTTGATTGGAGGGATGGGGGTATTGGTCTTTGCCCTAGCCATCATGAACAACAGTAAAAATGGTCACCATGAGGTTATGCGTGCAGAGGTGCCTGGTCCAGTTTTTGGTAAGGTCGTGGCCAAGCTCAAAAATACAGCTCAAATTCTTTACATCATCTATTTAACCATGTTCGTTATTTTTGCTGTTATTCTCTGGCTTTGCGGTATGCCAATCTTTGATAGTATCATCACTGCTATGGGGGGCGCAGGTACTGGGGGATTTGCTGTCTATAATGACTCTATCGCCCACTACCACAGCGATCTGATTACCTATGTGGTTACTGTTGGTACCCTACTCTTTGGGGTTAACTTCAACCTTTATTTCTATATCCTCCTTCGCAAAATCAAGTTTTTCTTCCAAGATGAAGAACTACGTACCTACTTTGCGATTGTGGCTATTTCAACTGGTTTAATTATCCTCAATATTTTTGGAATCTACCACAATTTGGCTGACTCTTTCAAATACTCATTTTTCGAAGTGTCAACCATTATCACAACAACTGGTTTTGGTCTGACAGATATTACCAAATGGCCACTCTTCTCTCAGTATATCCTACTCCTCCTGATGTTTATCGGGGGATCAGCGGGTTCTACGGCTGGTGGTTTCAAGGTTATCCGTGCTATGATTATTGCTAAGATTGCACGAAATCAGACCCTGGCTAGCCTCTATCCTAATCGTATCCTGTCACTTCATATTAATGGAAGTGTTCTCGATAAAGAAACGCAGCACAGTGTTCTCAAATACCTAGCTGTATATGTACTCATTATACTAAGTTTAGTCACTGTTTTGTCACTGGATAATCAAGACCTCTTGATTGTGACAAGTGCTGCTGCTTCAACCTTTAACAACATTGGACCATTACTTGGAACGACTGATAGCTTTGCTATTTTCAGTCCTTTATCTAAGCTTATCATGGGATTTGCTATGATTGCAGGACGTTTGGAAATCTATCCTTTACTACTCCTCTTCCTGCCAAAAACTTGGTCAAAAACTTAA
- a CDS encoding phosphatase PAP2 family protein → MKHKHTHYIYASFALLLFVALGYMVKFYPEALTGFDSNIQTWVRGDLPAGLTRFFKTITILGNTPVQAIIAIVAVIWLYLRQYKAEAIFVGASGLLASILIVSLKYIYQRQRPSITHLVHASGYSFPSGHSLGTFMILGAIAIVLAQRLAKKESKIAVYGITGLLIFLVGLSRIYVGVHYLTDVLAGFTLAFGLINAIYPTYDRIRFEWRFQSKQK, encoded by the coding sequence ATGAAACACAAACACACACATTATATTTATGCTTCTTTTGCCTTATTGTTATTTGTTGCTCTCGGTTACATGGTTAAGTTCTACCCTGAAGCCTTGACAGGATTTGATAGCAACATTCAAACTTGGGTTCGAGGAGACTTACCGGCAGGACTGACACGCTTTTTTAAAACGATTACCATACTTGGAAATACGCCCGTACAGGCTATTATTGCAATCGTAGCAGTAATCTGGCTTTATCTACGTCAGTATAAAGCAGAAGCTATCTTTGTAGGTGCCAGTGGGCTTCTCGCTAGTATCTTGATTGTAAGTTTAAAGTATATTTATCAGCGTCAACGCCCATCAATTACGCATTTAGTGCATGCTAGTGGTTATTCTTTCCCTAGTGGTCATTCTTTGGGAACTTTTATGATTCTTGGAGCAATTGCCATTGTTCTTGCTCAGCGTTTGGCGAAAAAAGAATCTAAAATAGCAGTTTATGGTATTACTGGGCTTCTGATTTTCCTTGTTGGACTTTCGCGTATTTATGTGGGTGTTCATTATCTAACAGATGTTTTAGCTGGCTTTACCTTAGCCTTTGGGTTGATTAATGCTATCTATCCAACTTATGACCGCATTCGCTTTGAATGGCGATTCCAAAGTAAACAGAAATAA
- a CDS encoding IS110 family transposase codes for MIPGVSETCAATILAEIGPDVKAFQSDAHLASWAGLCPGSYESAGIKKSSHITQGNRYIKQALTMSGLIAAHSKDNAFSSFYSKISQRGSKMKAVIDCAHKLLRIIYKILATHQEYDKEKVLGLRQQF; via the coding sequence ATGATTCCTGGTGTGAGTGAAACTTGTGCAGCCACTATTTTAGCTGAGATTGGACCAGATGTGAAGGCTTTTCAATCGGACGCACACTTAGCTTCTTGGGCTGGGCTCTGCCCAGGATCTTATGAAAGTGCTGGCATTAAAAAATCCTCACATATCACGCAAGGAAATCGATATATCAAACAGGCTTTGACCATGTCGGGATTGATTGCGGCTCACTCTAAAGACAATGCGTTTTCATCTTTTTATAGCAAAATTTCCCAAAGAGGAAGTAAGATGAAAGCCGTCATTGATTGCGCACATAAGCTACTTCGTATCATTTACAAAATTCTCGCAACACACCAAGAATACGACAAAGAAAAAGTGCTAGGACTGAGGCAACAGTTCTAA
- a CDS encoding IS110 family transposase — MEVMIETCCGIDVHQKSIVCCILDGPLESNKPKKIQKKFGTTTIALQNALDWLLENHVTHVFFESTGQYWVPLFNIFSDSELNLILANPQHIKNVPGRKTDMKDAEWIAQLGRCGLIEPSYIPSPEVMQLRLLTRRLRSYKQRQTQIKNEIHNLLQRANIKLTSYLSDIFSKTGQSLLTLFINGELIDYDNVTACIHKHVKASPEELMEAMNGKLSLEDGFLLEQSLEEYQLYQKLMNKLRSEIIAYIEKEFP, encoded by the coding sequence ATGGAAGTTATGATTGAAACTTGTTGTGGAATTGATGTCCACCAAAAGTCTATCGTTTGTTGTATTCTAGATGGTCCACTAGAAAGCAATAAACCTAAAAAGATTCAGAAAAAATTTGGTACAACAACTATAGCTCTCCAAAACGCCTTAGATTGGTTATTGGAAAATCACGTCACACATGTCTTTTTTGAAAGCACTGGCCAATATTGGGTACCACTCTTTAATATATTCTCAGACTCAGAACTCAATTTGATATTAGCTAACCCCCAACATATTAAGAATGTGCCTGGTCGAAAAACAGACATGAAAGATGCCGAATGGATTGCACAGCTCGGACGTTGTGGACTTATTGAGCCATCTTACATTCCAAGCCCTGAAGTGATGCAGTTACGTTTACTCACTCGTAGGTTACGTTCTTACAAACAACGTCAAACTCAAATAAAGAATGAGATTCATAACCTCTTACAACGTGCTAATATCAAACTAACCAGCTATCTTTCTGATATCTTCTCTAAGACAGGACAGTCTCTTTTAACGCTCTTTATCAATGGGGAACTCATTGATTATGACAATGTGACAGCTTGTATTCACAAGCATGTCAAAGCAAGTCCCGAAGAATTAATGGAGGCCATGAATGGGAAGTTGTCACTGGAGGATGGATTTCTCTTGGAGCAAAGCCTAGAAGAATATCAATTGTATCAAAAACTCATGAATAAATTAAGGAGTGAAATAATAGCTTATATCGAAAAGGAGTTTCCCTGA
- a CDS encoding pseudouridine synthase encodes MRINKYIAHAGVASRRKAEELIKEGRVTLNGKTVTELATIVKNGDVVEVNGSPIYNEEKVYYLLNKPRGVISSVSDEKNRKTVIDLMPHVKERIYPVGRLDWDTTGLLILTNDGDFTDKMIHPRNEIDKVYLARVKGIATKENLRPLTRGVVIDGKKTKPARYNIIKVDHEKNRSVVELTIHEGRNHQVKKMFESVGLLVDKLSRTRFGTLDLTGLRPGESRRLNKKEISQLHNAAVNKVK; translated from the coding sequence ATGCGAATTAATAAATATATTGCCCACGCTGGTGTGGCCAGCCGTCGTAAGGCTGAGGAACTGATTAAAGAAGGTCGTGTGACCCTAAATGGGAAGACCGTTACGGAATTGGCAACTATTGTCAAAAACGGTGATGTCGTTGAGGTAAATGGTAGCCCAATTTATAATGAAGAGAAGGTCTATTATCTTCTTAATAAGCCACGAGGGGTTATTTCTTCGGTATCTGATGAGAAAAATCGTAAGACGGTGATTGACCTCATGCCCCACGTTAAGGAACGTATCTATCCTGTTGGTCGTCTTGACTGGGATACGACTGGCCTACTTATTTTGACTAATGATGGTGACTTTACCGATAAAATGATTCACCCACGTAATGAGATTGACAAGGTTTATTTGGCGCGTGTCAAAGGTATTGCGACCAAGGAGAACCTTCGTCCTTTGACTCGTGGAGTGGTCATTGATGGCAAAAAAACCAAGCCAGCACGTTACAATATTATCAAAGTTGACCATGAAAAGAATCGTTCAGTTGTTGAATTGACAATTCATGAAGGGCGTAACCACCAGGTTAAGAAAATGTTTGAATCAGTGGGCTTGCTCGTTGATAAGTTGTCTCGCACACGTTTTGGGACCCTTGATTTGACAGGTCTTCGTCCAGGTGAATCACGCCGTCTAAATAAGAAAGAAATCAGCCAGCTTCATAACGCTGCTGTCAATAAGGTCAAATAA